In a single window of the Mycobacterium bourgelatii genome:
- a CDS encoding M13 family metallopeptidase produces the protein MTYAAIRSGIDLSHVDPEARPQDDLFGHVNGRWLTEYEIPADRATDGAFRHLYDRAEEQVRDLIVEASRSGAPAGTDEQRIGDLYASFLDEEAVERRGVQPLLDELAVLEAATDRSELAGVIGALQRTGVGGGVGLYVDTDSKDSTRYLVHFSQSGIGLPDESYFRDEQHAAVLAAYPGHIARMFALVFGGDTADHAETAARIVALETKLAAAHWDVVKRRDAELTYNLRTFAELQSEGAGFDWTGWVQGLGTTPEAVAELVVRQPDYLTTFAELWTGEDFEDWKRWASWRLIRSRAPWLTQALVEEDFDFYGRTLTGTEQIRDRWKRAVSLVESLMGDAVGKLYVAKHFPPDAKARIDTLVDNLREAYRISISDLDWMTPQTRERALTKLSKFTAKVGYPAKWRDYSNLVIDRDDLYGNYQRGYAVNHDRELAKLGGPVDRDEWFMTPQTVNAYYNPGMNEIVFPAAILQPPFFDPDADDAANYGGIGAVIGHEIGHGFDDQGAKYDGDGNLVDWWTDDDRTEFGARTKALIEQYEAYTPRGLNGGHHVNGAFTVGENIGDLGGLSIALLAYQLSLDGEPAPVIDGLTGVQRVFFGWAQVWRTKSRDAEAIRRLAVDPHSPPEFRCNGVVRNIDAFYQAFDVAEADALYLEPARRVRIWN, from the coding sequence GTGACGTATGCCGCCATTCGCTCCGGTATCGACCTGAGCCATGTTGACCCCGAGGCCCGCCCGCAAGACGACCTCTTCGGCCATGTCAACGGCCGTTGGTTGACCGAGTACGAGATCCCCGCCGACCGGGCCACCGACGGTGCCTTCCGCCACCTGTACGACCGGGCCGAGGAGCAGGTCCGCGACCTGATCGTCGAGGCCAGCCGGTCCGGCGCCCCCGCGGGCACCGATGAGCAGCGCATCGGCGACCTCTACGCCAGCTTCCTCGACGAAGAAGCCGTCGAGCGCCGCGGTGTGCAGCCTCTGCTCGACGAACTCGCCGTGCTCGAGGCCGCCACCGACCGCAGCGAGCTCGCCGGCGTGATCGGCGCATTGCAACGCACCGGGGTCGGCGGCGGCGTCGGACTCTACGTGGACACCGACTCCAAAGACTCGACGCGCTACCTGGTGCACTTCTCGCAGTCCGGCATCGGCCTGCCCGACGAGTCCTACTTCCGCGACGAGCAGCACGCCGCGGTGCTGGCCGCCTACCCGGGACACATCGCGCGCATGTTCGCCCTGGTCTTCGGTGGTGACACCGCCGACCATGCGGAGACGGCGGCGCGCATCGTGGCGCTGGAGACGAAACTGGCCGCCGCGCATTGGGACGTGGTCAAGCGCCGCGATGCCGAACTCACCTACAACCTGCGCACCTTCGCCGAGCTGCAAAGCGAAGGGGCGGGCTTCGACTGGACCGGCTGGGTGCAAGGGCTGGGCACCACGCCCGAGGCGGTTGCGGAACTGGTTGTGCGCCAGCCCGATTACCTCACCACCTTCGCCGAGTTGTGGACAGGCGAGGATTTCGAAGACTGGAAGCGTTGGGCGAGTTGGCGTTTGATCCGCTCACGGGCGCCCTGGCTGACCCAAGCCCTGGTCGAGGAGGACTTCGACTTCTACGGCCGCACGCTGACCGGCACCGAGCAAATCCGGGACCGCTGGAAGCGCGCCGTTTCGCTGGTGGAGAGTTTGATGGGCGATGCCGTCGGAAAGCTCTACGTGGCAAAGCATTTCCCGCCGGACGCCAAGGCCCGCATCGACACCCTGGTGGACAACCTGCGCGAGGCGTACCGGATCAGCATCAGCGACCTGGACTGGATGACGCCGCAGACCCGCGAGCGGGCGCTGACCAAGCTGAGCAAGTTCACCGCAAAGGTGGGGTATCCGGCCAAGTGGCGGGATTACTCCAACCTGGTGATCGACCGCGACGATCTCTACGGCAACTACCAGCGCGGCTACGCCGTCAACCACGACCGGGAACTGGCCAAGCTCGGCGGTCCGGTGGACCGGGACGAGTGGTTCATGACCCCGCAGACCGTCAACGCCTACTACAACCCGGGAATGAACGAAATCGTGTTCCCCGCAGCGATTCTGCAGCCTCCGTTCTTCGACCCGGATGCCGACGACGCGGCGAACTACGGCGGCATCGGCGCGGTGATCGGGCACGAGATCGGGCACGGTTTCGACGACCAGGGCGCCAAGTACGACGGCGACGGAAATCTGGTCGACTGGTGGACCGATGACGACCGCACCGAATTCGGCGCCCGCACCAAGGCCCTGATCGAGCAGTACGAGGCCTACACGCCGCGCGGACTGAACGGCGGCCACCACGTCAACGGCGCATTCACCGTCGGAGAGAACATCGGTGACCTCGGTGGACTGTCGATCGCATTGCTGGCCTACCAGCTGTCACTGGATGGCGAGCCCGCACCGGTCATCGACGGCCTGACCGGCGTGCAGCGGGTGTTCTTCGGCTGGGCCCAGGTGTGGCGGACGAAATCGCGTGACGCCGAAGCGATTCGGCGTCTGGCGGTGGACCCGCACTCGCCGCCGGAGTTCCGCTGCAACGGGGTGGTCCGTAACATCGACGCCTTCTACCAGGCGTTTGACGTCGCCGAGGCCGACGCGTTGTACCTGGAACCCGCCCGCCGCGTCCGCATCTGGAACTAA
- a CDS encoding XRE family transcriptional regulator, with product MTLAADRWKGASAPPPHRDHGGRLEDQPVEFWSTAAIREALESGDIATWKRIATALKRDPYGRTARQVEEILAGARYGISKALWEVLDRARSHLEANERAEVARHVKLLVDRSGLSQPEFASRIGVGADDLTAYLDGTVSPSASLMIRMRRLSDRFVRVKSTNAESN from the coding sequence GTGACGTTGGCTGCCGACCGCTGGAAGGGTGCGTCCGCACCGCCGCCTCACCGAGACCACGGTGGCCGGCTCGAAGACCAGCCGGTGGAGTTCTGGTCCACCGCCGCGATCCGTGAGGCGCTGGAGAGCGGCGACATCGCCACGTGGAAGCGCATCGCCACCGCGCTCAAACGCGACCCGTACGGTCGGACGGCGCGGCAGGTGGAGGAGATCCTGGCCGGTGCCCGTTACGGCATCTCCAAGGCGCTGTGGGAGGTGCTGGACCGCGCCCGCTCCCACCTGGAGGCCAACGAGCGTGCCGAGGTGGCGCGTCACGTGAAGCTCCTCGTGGACCGGTCGGGTCTGAGTCAGCCGGAATTCGCGTCCCGCATCGGCGTCGGTGCCGACGACCTGACCGCCTACCTGGACGGCACGGTCAGTCCGTCGGCGTCCCTGATGATCAGGATGCGGCGACTGTCGGACCGGTTCGTCCGGGTCAAGTCGACGAACGCCGAATCCAACTAG
- a CDS encoding MMPL family transporter, which produces MMRLSRNLRRFRWFVFAGWLLALVPAIYLAMTQSGNLTGGGFEVAGSQSLAVHDELVAQYPDLGASSLALVAAPRPDASYQDINDAVAELRRIAGEIPGVTEAPNPTQRQPQPDRPYVVSLRLDARNPGTSDVAKKLRQKVGIEGDRAGETTNGRVRLYVIGQGALSAAAAANTKHDIAEAEKWNLPIILIVLLAVFGSLAAAAIPLALGICTVVVTMGLVYLLSMHTTMSVFVTSTVSMFGIALAVDYSLFILMRFREELRTGRQPQDAVDAAMATSGLAVVLSGMTVVASLTGIYLINTPALKSMATGAILAVAVAMLTSATLTPAILATFGRAAAKRSPLLHWSRRPETTVSKFWTRWVTWVMRRPWMSALAASAVLLVMAAPATQMVLGNSLLRQFDSSHEIRSGVAAASHALGPGAMGPVQVLVTFPDGNASSPEHAQILAGIRQHMTQAPNVATVAPPEFGDDNRSALLNAVLTVDPEDLAARQTVDWMRTHLHAVSGIGTARVEVGGPTALIKDFDERVSTTEPLVLLFVALIAFLMLLISVHSVLLALKGVLMTLLSVAAAYGSLVMIFQWGWAERLGFPALNSIDSTVPPLVLAMTFGLSMDYEIFLLTRIRERFLQTGHTRDAVAYGVSTSARTITSAALIMIAVFCGFAFAGMPLVAEIGVACAVAIAVDATIVRLVLVPALMAVFAKWNWWLPSWLGRVLPSVDFDRPLPDVDLGDVVIIPDDITAMVPPSADVRMVIKSAAKLKTLAPDAICVTDPLAFTGCGRTQPEDQEVAGDELVLASADRPAGNVYTDPRAGARKSVSQAYRTGIARAKTWTERPVHPVTVWRGRLSVALDALQTSAATSSSFERSSPVETTNVQLPTGDRLSIPTCAEALRLKGYLILCRNSRRDYAELADMVDAVEPETAAAVLSHMDRYYCCQPPGSRARRQWMATQLVRRLADPCPADLDEGEPGPDDKADWEQVRRRCLAVAVAMLEEAR; this is translated from the coding sequence ATGATGCGGCTGAGCCGCAACTTGCGCAGATTTCGCTGGTTTGTCTTTGCCGGCTGGTTGCTCGCACTGGTGCCGGCGATCTACCTCGCGATGACGCAGTCGGGGAATCTCACCGGCGGCGGCTTCGAGGTCGCCGGCTCTCAGTCGCTGGCCGTGCACGACGAACTCGTCGCCCAATACCCGGACCTGGGCGCGTCGTCGTTGGCCTTGGTGGCGGCACCCCGCCCCGATGCCAGCTACCAGGACATCAACGACGCGGTCGCGGAGCTCCGGCGGATCGCCGGCGAGATCCCGGGCGTCACCGAGGCGCCCAATCCCACCCAGCGGCAACCCCAACCCGACCGGCCCTATGTGGTGTCGCTGCGGCTGGACGCCCGCAACCCGGGCACCAGCGACGTCGCCAAGAAGCTGCGCCAAAAGGTGGGCATCGAGGGTGATCGGGCCGGCGAAACCACCAACGGCCGGGTGCGCCTGTACGTCATCGGGCAGGGCGCGTTGTCGGCCGCGGCGGCGGCGAACACCAAGCACGACATCGCCGAGGCCGAGAAGTGGAACCTGCCGATCATCCTGATCGTCCTGCTCGCGGTGTTCGGTTCGCTGGCGGCCGCGGCGATCCCGCTGGCCCTGGGCATCTGCACCGTCGTGGTGACCATGGGACTGGTCTATCTGCTGTCCATGCACACGACCATGTCGGTGTTCGTGACGTCGACGGTGTCGATGTTCGGCATCGCGCTGGCCGTCGACTATTCGCTGTTCATCCTGATGCGTTTCCGCGAGGAATTGCGCACCGGCCGACAACCGCAGGACGCCGTCGACGCGGCGATGGCGACTTCCGGCCTCGCGGTGGTGCTGTCCGGCATGACGGTCGTCGCGTCGCTCACCGGGATCTACCTGATCAACACCCCGGCCCTGAAGTCGATGGCCACCGGTGCGATCCTCGCGGTCGCGGTCGCGATGCTGACGTCGGCGACGTTGACACCGGCGATCCTGGCCACGTTCGGCCGGGCCGCGGCCAAGCGGTCGCCGCTGCTGCACTGGTCGCGGCGCCCGGAAACCACCGTCTCGAAGTTCTGGACCCGCTGGGTCACCTGGGTCATGCGCCGGCCCTGGATGTCCGCGCTGGCCGCGTCGGCCGTCCTGCTGGTCATGGCCGCGCCGGCGACGCAGATGGTGTTGGGCAACAGCCTGCTGCGTCAGTTCGACTCGTCGCACGAGATCAGGTCCGGTGTGGCGGCCGCGTCCCACGCACTGGGTCCCGGCGCCATGGGCCCGGTGCAGGTCCTGGTCACCTTCCCGGACGGCAACGCGTCCTCGCCCGAGCACGCCCAGATCCTCGCCGGGATTCGGCAGCACATGACGCAGGCACCCAATGTCGCAACGGTGGCGCCGCCGGAGTTCGGCGACGACAACCGCAGCGCCCTGCTGAACGCCGTATTGACCGTCGACCCCGAAGATTTGGCGGCGCGGCAGACGGTCGACTGGATGCGGACGCACCTGCACGCGGTGTCTGGCATCGGAACCGCGCGCGTGGAGGTCGGTGGCCCCACCGCGCTGATCAAGGACTTCGACGAGCGCGTGTCGACGACGGAGCCACTGGTATTGCTCTTCGTCGCGCTGATCGCCTTCTTGATGCTGTTGATCTCCGTCCACTCGGTCTTGCTGGCGCTCAAGGGCGTGCTGATGACCCTGCTTTCGGTGGCGGCCGCCTACGGAAGCCTGGTGATGATCTTCCAGTGGGGTTGGGCCGAGCGACTGGGCTTCCCCGCGCTGAACTCGATCGACAGCACGGTGCCGCCGCTGGTGCTGGCGATGACGTTCGGCTTGTCGATGGACTACGAAATCTTTTTGCTCACCCGGATCCGGGAACGCTTCCTGCAGACCGGCCATACCCGCGACGCCGTCGCATACGGCGTGAGCACCAGCGCTCGCACGATCACGAGCGCGGCCCTGATCATGATTGCCGTCTTCTGCGGCTTCGCCTTCGCGGGCATGCCCCTGGTCGCAGAGATCGGGGTCGCGTGCGCGGTGGCGATCGCCGTCGACGCCACCATCGTTCGTCTGGTGTTGGTGCCGGCTCTGATGGCGGTGTTCGCCAAGTGGAATTGGTGGCTGCCCAGCTGGTTGGGTCGGGTCTTGCCGTCGGTCGACTTTGACCGTCCGCTGCCCGACGTCGACCTTGGTGATGTCGTGATCATTCCGGACGACATCACCGCAATGGTCCCACCCAGCGCGGACGTGCGGATGGTGATCAAGTCCGCGGCGAAGCTGAAAACCCTTGCGCCCGACGCTATTTGCGTGACGGACCCACTGGCCTTCACCGGCTGCGGGCGCACCCAGCCCGAGGACCAGGAAGTCGCCGGCGACGAGCTGGTCCTCGCCTCCGCGGACAGGCCCGCCGGCAACGTTTACACCGACCCCCGCGCGGGGGCTCGCAAGAGCGTCAGCCAGGCGTACCGCACCGGTATCGCGCGGGCGAAAACGTGGACCGAGCGCCCGGTCCATCCGGTGACCGTGTGGCGCGGACGGCTGTCGGTCGCCCTGGATGCCTTACAGACAAGCGCGGCGACCAGCTCCTCCTTCGAGCGGAGCAGCCCCGTCGAAACCACCAACGTGCAGCTGCCCACCGGCGACCGCCTCTCGATCCCGACCTGTGCCGAAGCGCTGCGTCTCAAGGGCTACCTGATCCTGTGCCGTAACAGCAGACGCGACTACGCCGAACTTGCAGACATGGTCGACGCAGTCGAGCCCGAGACCGCCGCGGCGGTGCTCAGCCACATGGACAGGTATTACTGTTGTCAACCGCCCGGCTCCCGGGCGCGGCGGCAGTGGATGGCCACTCAGCTGGTCCGGCGCCTGGCGGATCCGTGCCCGGCCGACCTGGATGAGGGCGAACCCGGGCCGGACGACAAGGCAGACTGGGAGCAAGTCAGGCGGCGTTGCCTGGCGGTGGCCGTAGCGATGCTGGAGGAGGCGAGGTGA
- a CDS encoding hemophore, translating to MKPSTVPIRRGVFAVVAAAAIPCAGSALFATPAATGAPDPCKASEVARTVGSVAKKTGDYLDEHPDANQVMTSALQQQAGPQSLGTVKSYFEANPKVASDLQGIAQPLTVLSVQCKLPITLPQALSLAQAAQGAGGLPNVPQGTPGTSPLGGTAAGGTPATAPAAGQPVGPLPGPARSNPR from the coding sequence ATGAAGCCAAGCACTGTGCCCATACGCCGCGGCGTTTTCGCCGTTGTGGCCGCAGCCGCGATCCCGTGTGCCGGGAGCGCGCTTTTCGCCACCCCAGCGGCAACGGGCGCCCCGGACCCGTGCAAGGCCAGCGAAGTCGCCAGGACCGTCGGTTCGGTCGCCAAGAAGACCGGTGACTACCTGGACGAGCATCCCGACGCCAACCAGGTGATGACGTCGGCCCTGCAGCAGCAGGCCGGTCCGCAGTCGCTCGGGACGGTGAAGAGCTATTTCGAGGCCAATCCCAAGGTCGCCAGCGACCTGCAGGGGATCGCGCAGCCCCTGACCGTGCTGTCGGTGCAATGCAAGCTGCCGATCACCCTGCCGCAGGCGCTGAGCCTGGCCCAGGCCGCTCAGGGCGCGGGCGGCCTGCCCAACGTGCCGCAGGGCACGCCGGGCACGTCACCGCTGGGTGGGACTGCGGCGGGTGGCACGCCGGCAACCGCGCCGGCGGCTGGGCAGCCGGTGGGACCGCTGCCGGGACCGGCACGGTCGAATCCCCGCTGA
- a CDS encoding lysylphosphatidylglycerol synthase transmembrane domain-containing protein: MSHDAPVRKHRQRLGPLPAARGGDAPRGKYWWLRWVVLGIVSIVLALEVALGWDQLAKAWRSMFEADWWWLLASMVAAAASMHSFAQIQRTLLASAGVQVKQLRSEAAFYAANSLSTTLPGGPVISATFLLRQQRIWGASTVVASWQLVMSGVLQAVGLALLGLGGALFLGAKNNPFSLLFTLGGFVTFLLLAQAVASRPELIEGIGVRILVRLNSIRGKPADTGLAKWRELLMQLESVSLSRRDLSVAFGWSLFNWVADVACLGFAAYAAGGHASVAGLTVSYAAARAVGTIPLMPGGLLVVEAVLVPGLVSAGMSLPNAISAMLIYRLISWLFIAAIGWVVFFFMFRTEKVVDADSDDTPTDPELRLPTQRGAEDPAESALQGPLPPLDLEPEP, encoded by the coding sequence GTGTCGCATGACGCACCCGTCCGAAAACACCGCCAGCGTCTGGGTCCGCTCCCGGCCGCTCGCGGCGGCGACGCCCCGCGCGGCAAGTACTGGTGGTTGCGGTGGGTGGTGCTCGGCATCGTGTCGATCGTCCTGGCCCTCGAGGTGGCCCTGGGCTGGGACCAACTGGCCAAGGCGTGGCGCAGCATGTTCGAGGCCGACTGGTGGTGGCTGCTCGCCTCCATGGTGGCCGCCGCGGCCTCGATGCACAGTTTCGCCCAGATCCAGCGCACGTTGCTGGCGTCGGCCGGCGTGCAGGTCAAGCAACTGCGGTCCGAAGCGGCCTTCTACGCCGCCAACTCGCTGAGCACCACGCTGCCCGGCGGGCCGGTGATCTCGGCGACGTTCCTGCTCCGTCAGCAACGCATCTGGGGCGCGTCGACGGTGGTCGCGTCGTGGCAGCTGGTGATGTCGGGTGTGCTGCAGGCGGTGGGGTTGGCGCTGCTCGGTCTGGGCGGCGCCCTTTTCCTGGGTGCCAAGAACAACCCGTTCTCGCTGCTGTTCACCCTGGGTGGGTTCGTCACGTTCCTACTGCTGGCGCAGGCGGTCGCTTCGCGGCCAGAGCTGATCGAGGGGATCGGCGTCCGAATCTTGGTGCGGTTGAACTCGATTCGCGGCAAGCCCGCCGACACCGGGCTGGCGAAGTGGCGCGAATTGCTGATGCAGCTCGAGTCGGTGAGCCTGAGCCGACGCGACCTGAGCGTTGCGTTCGGCTGGTCGCTGTTCAACTGGGTCGCCGACGTGGCCTGTCTGGGTTTCGCCGCCTACGCCGCCGGGGGTCACGCCTCGGTGGCCGGGCTGACGGTGTCCTATGCGGCGGCCCGCGCGGTCGGCACCATTCCGCTGATGCCGGGTGGCCTGCTGGTGGTCGAGGCGGTGCTGGTGCCCGGCCTGGTGTCAGCGGGCATGTCCCTGCCCAATGCCATCTCGGCGATGCTGATCTACCGGCTGATCAGCTGGCTGTTCATCGCCGCGATCGGCTGGGTGGTGTTCTTCTTCATGTTCCGCACCGAGAAGGTCGTCGACGCGGATTCCGACGACACGCCCACCGATCCGGAACTACGACTGCCCACGCAACGGGGCGCTGAGGATCCCGCCGAGAGTGCCCTGCAGGGGCCGTTACCACCGCTCGACCTGGAGCCGGAACCTTAA
- a CDS encoding STAS domain-containing protein: MTRSEEFGVIRRNVGETVVLQVRGALDQMTAPSLATHFDLALTNLPAVLVVDLTDVDFLSSAGITLLVEANRLTAKIPTALRVAADGPATARPLNIVGVDQVIDLYPTLTDAMRGR; this comes from the coding sequence GTGACACGAAGCGAAGAGTTCGGTGTGATCCGGCGCAACGTCGGCGAGACGGTGGTGCTGCAGGTCAGGGGCGCCCTGGACCAGATGACCGCCCCGTCGCTGGCGACCCATTTCGACTTGGCTCTGACGAACTTGCCAGCCGTCCTGGTCGTGGACCTCACCGACGTGGACTTCTTGTCTTCGGCCGGGATCACCCTGCTCGTCGAGGCCAATCGGCTGACCGCGAAGATCCCGACAGCGTTGCGCGTGGCGGCCGACGGCCCGGCCACGGCTCGGCCCCTGAACATCGTCGGCGTCGACCAGGTCATCGACCTGTATCCGACGTTGACGGACGCGATGCGCGGACGTTAG
- a CDS encoding AI-2E family transporter, whose amino-acid sequence MSARLDDESVSPLVRKTAAWSWRLLVILAAAWALLWVIDKLEVIVVPVLLALMVSALLVPAVDWLDKQGLPRGAAVTVVILGGFAILGGILTFVVTQFIVGLPDLVKQVERSIDTSRKWLMEGPAHVRGEQIENAGNAAIEALRDNQAKLTSGALSTAATITELLTAAVLVLFTLIFFLYGGRNIWQYVQKLIPAHVRDRVHEAGIAGYGALTGYVRATFLVALTDAVGVGAGLAIMGVPLALPLASIVFLGAFVPLIGALISGLLAVVVALLAKGLLYALLTLALLIIVNQLEAHILQPVVMGRAVSIHPLAVVLAIAAGGVLAGIVGALLAVPTVAFLNNAMQVLLAQDPEEEAAEQVDSPAESDKAIVTAKPDDLDGGSADTPAGDG is encoded by the coding sequence GTGTCGGCAAGGCTGGACGACGAATCGGTATCCCCTCTAGTCCGGAAGACCGCCGCGTGGTCTTGGCGGCTGCTGGTCATTCTGGCCGCCGCGTGGGCGCTGCTGTGGGTGATCGACAAGCTGGAAGTGATCGTGGTGCCAGTGCTGCTGGCGCTGATGGTCAGCGCACTGCTGGTGCCCGCGGTCGACTGGCTCGACAAGCAGGGGTTACCGCGCGGTGCCGCGGTAACGGTGGTAATCCTGGGCGGGTTTGCGATCTTGGGCGGCATCCTGACGTTCGTCGTCACCCAATTCATCGTTGGCCTGCCCGATCTGGTGAAACAGGTCGAGCGCAGCATCGACACCAGCCGCAAGTGGTTGATGGAAGGCCCCGCACACGTACGGGGTGAACAGATCGAAAATGCGGGCAACGCCGCCATCGAGGCGCTGCGCGACAACCAGGCGAAGCTGACCAGCGGCGCGCTGTCCACCGCGGCCACCATCACCGAACTGCTGACGGCCGCGGTGTTGGTGCTGTTCACACTGATTTTCTTCCTGTACGGCGGCCGCAACATCTGGCAGTACGTGCAGAAGTTGATCCCCGCCCATGTCCGCGACCGCGTCCATGAAGCCGGGATCGCGGGATACGGGGCGCTGACCGGATACGTGCGGGCGACGTTCCTGGTCGCGCTCACCGACGCGGTCGGGGTGGGCGCCGGTCTGGCGATCATGGGTGTGCCGCTGGCGTTGCCGCTGGCCTCCATCGTCTTCCTCGGCGCCTTCGTCCCGCTGATCGGCGCCCTGATATCGGGCCTGCTGGCCGTGGTGGTGGCCCTGCTGGCCAAGGGCCTGCTCTATGCGTTGCTGACCCTTGCCTTGCTGATCATCGTCAACCAGCTCGAGGCCCACATCCTGCAGCCAGTGGTAATGGGCCGCGCCGTGTCGATCCACCCCCTGGCGGTGGTCCTGGCCATCGCCGCGGGCGGCGTGCTCGCCGGCATCGTGGGTGCCCTACTGGCTGTCCCCACGGTCGCGTTCCTGAACAACGCCATGCAGGTCTTGCTGGCCCAGGATCCCGAAGAGGAAGCCGCCGAGCAGGTGGACAGCCCTGCCGAAAGCGACAAAGCGATAGTCACCGCGAAACCCGACGACCTCGACGGCGGCTCGGCCGATACCCCAGCCGGGGACGGCTAG